Proteins from one Desmodus rotundus isolate HL8 chromosome 9, HLdesRot8A.1, whole genome shotgun sequence genomic window:
- the LOC112301470 gene encoding olfactory receptor 7A5 isoform X1 codes for MLASFLLSCLSRELLPPLSSIQEARLSSWECALSELWISHLRHMEPGNVTQVSEFLLLGFSETPGLERLLFGLFLCMYLITVLGNLLIILAISSDTHLHTPMYFFLSNLSLADVCFTSATIPKMLLNIQTQSKAITYAGCITQMYFFILFAGLDDFILTVMAYDRYVAICHPQHYRVIMNTQFCGLLVLVSWILTALYSLLHCLMVLSLSFCSDLEIPDFFCELKQVVQLACSDTFPNDMVMYFGAVLLGGGPLTGVLYSYSKIVSSICAIPSAQGKYKAFSTCASHLSVVSLFYGTSLGVYLGSAGTHSSQSSTTASVMYTVVTPMLNPFIYSLRNKDIKRALERFLGR; via the exons ATGCTTGCCTCCTTCCTGCTGTCTTGTCTCAGCAGAGAGCTTCTGCCTCCATTGTCATCCATCCAAGAGGCTCGACTTTCTTCCTGGGAGTGTGCCCTGTCAGAGCTCTGGATCAG TCACCTGCGCCACATGGAACCAGGCAATGTTACACAAGtttcagaatttcttctcctGGGATTTTCAGAGACACCTGGACTAGAGCGCCTTCTATTTGGGCTCTTCCTCTgcatgtacctgatcactgtgttgggaaacctgctcatcatcctggccaTTAGCTCAGAcacccacctccacacacccatgtacttcttcctctccaacctgtctTTGGCTGACGTCTGTTTCACTTCCGccaccatcccaaagatgctgctgaacatccagacacagagcaaagccatcacctatgcaggctgcatcacccagatgtattttttcattctctttgcaGGGTTGGATGACTTCATTCTTactgtgatggcctatgacaGATATGTGGCGATCTGTCACCCCCAGCACTACAGAGTCATCATGAACACCCAGTTCTGTGGACTGCTGGTTCTGGTGTCCTGGATCTTGACTGCCCTGTATTCCTTGTTACATTGTTTAATGGTATTGAGTCTGTCCTTCTGCTCAGACTTGGAAATCCCCgactttttctgtgaactcaaaCAGGTGGTCCAACTTGCCTGTTCTGACACTTTTCCTAATGACATGGTGATGTACTTTGGGGCAGTGCTGCTTGGTGGTGGTCCCCTTACTGGGGTCCTTTATTCTTACTCTAAGATAGTGTCATCCATATGTGCAATTCCATCAGCTCAGGggaagtataaagcattttccactTGTGCCTCCCACCTTTCAgttgtctccttattttatggTACAAGCCTAGGCGTCTATCTCGGCTCCGCTGGTACCCACAGCTCACAGTCAAGTACAACagcctcagtgatgtacactgtggtcacacccatgctgaaccccttcatctacagtctcaggaacaaggacataaagagggccctGGAAAGATTTCTTGGCAGGTAG
- the LOC112301470 gene encoding olfactory receptor 7A5 isoform X2, which translates to MEPGNVTQVSEFLLLGFSETPGLERLLFGLFLCMYLITVLGNLLIILAISSDTHLHTPMYFFLSNLSLADVCFTSATIPKMLLNIQTQSKAITYAGCITQMYFFILFAGLDDFILTVMAYDRYVAICHPQHYRVIMNTQFCGLLVLVSWILTALYSLLHCLMVLSLSFCSDLEIPDFFCELKQVVQLACSDTFPNDMVMYFGAVLLGGGPLTGVLYSYSKIVSSICAIPSAQGKYKAFSTCASHLSVVSLFYGTSLGVYLGSAGTHSSQSSTTASVMYTVVTPMLNPFIYSLRNKDIKRALERFLGR; encoded by the coding sequence ATGGAACCAGGCAATGTTACACAAGtttcagaatttcttctcctGGGATTTTCAGAGACACCTGGACTAGAGCGCCTTCTATTTGGGCTCTTCCTCTgcatgtacctgatcactgtgttgggaaacctgctcatcatcctggccaTTAGCTCAGAcacccacctccacacacccatgtacttcttcctctccaacctgtctTTGGCTGACGTCTGTTTCACTTCCGccaccatcccaaagatgctgctgaacatccagacacagagcaaagccatcacctatgcaggctgcatcacccagatgtattttttcattctctttgcaGGGTTGGATGACTTCATTCTTactgtgatggcctatgacaGATATGTGGCGATCTGTCACCCCCAGCACTACAGAGTCATCATGAACACCCAGTTCTGTGGACTGCTGGTTCTGGTGTCCTGGATCTTGACTGCCCTGTATTCCTTGTTACATTGTTTAATGGTATTGAGTCTGTCCTTCTGCTCAGACTTGGAAATCCCCgactttttctgtgaactcaaaCAGGTGGTCCAACTTGCCTGTTCTGACACTTTTCCTAATGACATGGTGATGTACTTTGGGGCAGTGCTGCTTGGTGGTGGTCCCCTTACTGGGGTCCTTTATTCTTACTCTAAGATAGTGTCATCCATATGTGCAATTCCATCAGCTCAGGggaagtataaagcattttccactTGTGCCTCCCACCTTTCAgttgtctccttattttatggTACAAGCCTAGGCGTCTATCTCGGCTCCGCTGGTACCCACAGCTCACAGTCAAGTACAACagcctcagtgatgtacactgtggtcacacccatgctgaaccccttcatctacagtctcaggaacaaggacataaagagggccctGGAAAGATTTCTTGGCAGGTAG